A stretch of Saccharothrix texasensis DNA encodes these proteins:
- a CDS encoding AMIN-like domain-containing (lipo)protein: MLRKIAVVLAAMTAFAVVAPVTASAAPTACAPVAWGSGPKYASQTTTGLLSNIRAGQQECYDRLVFDFTGGENDGYTVQYVSEVTHEGSGKPVPLRGGGKLQITVNSPAYDQDGNPTYTYPNGSELVDVTGYQTFRQVAWAGSFEGQTTVGLGVRALLPFRVFTLPGRVVVDVAHVW; encoded by the coding sequence ATGCTACGCAAAATCGCAGTGGTACTCGCGGCGATGACGGCGTTCGCGGTGGTCGCTCCGGTCACCGCGTCCGCGGCGCCCACGGCCTGCGCACCGGTCGCCTGGGGGTCGGGGCCCAAGTACGCCTCGCAGACCACGACCGGGCTGCTGTCGAACATCCGGGCGGGTCAGCAGGAGTGCTACGACCGGCTGGTGTTCGACTTCACCGGCGGCGAGAACGACGGCTACACGGTGCAGTACGTGTCCGAGGTGACGCACGAGGGGTCGGGCAAGCCGGTGCCGTTGCGCGGCGGCGGCAAGCTGCAGATCACGGTGAACTCGCCGGCGTACGACCAGGACGGCAACCCGACCTACACCTACCCGAACGGGTCCGAGCTGGTGGACGTCACCGGCTACCAGACGTTCCGGCAGGTCGCGTGGGCCGGGTCGTTCGAGGGGCAGACGACGGTCGGGTTGGGTGTGCGCGCCCTGCTGCCGTTCCGGGTGTTCACGCTGCCCGGTCGCGTCGTGGTGGACGTCGCCCACGTCTGGTGA
- a CDS encoding Uma2 family endonuclease — protein sequence MALPADYEHDLGHPAPSLHHDGPWTLQEVLAMPEDSSQRVELVDGALLVSPLGTGRHQLLVGDCYTALRMACPPDYEAMPGVNVGLSHGRMLIPDFTVNVAGFRGLLLPAQDLLLAGEVLSPSTRLQDLTLKKQLYAEAGVPFYLVVDPRGGEPVATLFELDGVDYVESVRSEGGYLKLERPFPVTIELSP from the coding sequence ATGGCCCTGCCGGCGGACTACGAACACGACCTCGGCCACCCCGCTCCGTCGCTCCACCACGACGGACCGTGGACCCTCCAAGAAGTCCTCGCCATGCCCGAAGACTCGTCGCAGCGCGTCGAGCTCGTCGACGGGGCGCTGCTCGTGAGCCCTCTCGGAACGGGCCGGCACCAGCTGCTGGTAGGGGACTGCTACACCGCGTTGCGGATGGCATGCCCGCCGGACTACGAGGCGATGCCGGGCGTCAACGTCGGCCTGTCCCACGGACGGATGCTGATCCCGGACTTCACCGTCAACGTGGCAGGGTTCCGCGGTCTCCTGCTCCCGGCGCAGGACCTGCTGCTCGCGGGCGAAGTGCTCTCTCCGAGCACCCGTCTCCAGGACCTCACCCTCAAGAAGCAGCTCTACGCCGAGGCCGGGGTGCCGTTCTACCTAGTGGTCGACCCGAGAGGGGGCGAGCCGGTCGCGACGCTGTTCGAACTCGACGGCGTCGACTACGTCGAATCCGTGCGCAGCGAGGGCGGGTACCTGAAGCTCGAACGACCCTTCCCGGTAACAATCGAGCTGTCGCCGTAG
- a CDS encoding Trp biosynthesis-associated membrane protein, translating into MSEESGARPGRRPLWIVVALLLLGAVALWGASALSWDASADRSGGDVVPALTPLALLCLAAIAAVVALSGWVRRLLGAVVLLAGAAAAFQGVDADGPVTGRGLVLLGAALAVAAGVLLVVRGPAMPRLGGGYQTPGAAKRTADPERELWNALERGDDPTDRD; encoded by the coding sequence GTGTCTGAGGAGTCCGGCGCCCGACCCGGCAGGCGTCCACTGTGGATCGTGGTGGCGCTGCTGCTGCTCGGCGCGGTGGCGCTGTGGGGCGCTTCCGCCCTGTCCTGGGACGCTTCGGCGGACCGAAGCGGCGGCGACGTCGTGCCCGCGCTGACCCCGTTGGCGCTGCTGTGCCTGGCCGCCATCGCCGCCGTGGTGGCGTTGAGCGGCTGGGTGCGGCGCCTGCTCGGCGCCGTGGTGCTGCTGGCGGGCGCGGCGGCGGCGTTCCAAGGGGTGGACGCCGACGGCCCGGTGACCGGCCGGGGGCTCGTGCTGCTGGGCGCGGCGCTCGCGGTCGCGGCGGGCGTCCTGCTCGTCGTGCGCGGTCCGGCCATGCCACGCCTGGGCGGCGGGTACCAGACGCCCGGCGCGGCCAAGCGGACCGCCGATCCCGAGCGGGAGCTGTGGAACGCGCTGGAGCGCGGCGACGATCCCACGGACCGGGACTGA
- a CDS encoding TetR family transcriptional regulator, which yields MNPGSHQNEPKRRGRRSGGEDTKAALLAAAREVFVERGYEGATVRSIAARAGVDAAMVNHWFGGKEALFAKAVLHVPVDINALIDRLLDGPDEEIGERIVRNFIGVWDPIGGGPFAAMVRSVTSHGQVADVLRAFFVQTLLKRLVTHLDAPDAELRATLLASQIFGMGMVRYVVKFEPLASADVETVVKAIAPNLQRYLTGDIG from the coding sequence GTGAACCCCGGCTCGCACCAAAACGAACCCAAGCGCCGCGGCCGACGGTCCGGCGGCGAGGACACCAAGGCCGCGCTGCTGGCCGCCGCGCGCGAGGTGTTCGTCGAACGCGGCTACGAGGGCGCCACGGTCCGGTCCATCGCCGCGCGGGCGGGCGTGGACGCGGCCATGGTCAACCACTGGTTCGGCGGCAAGGAAGCCCTGTTCGCCAAGGCCGTGCTCCACGTCCCGGTCGACATCAACGCGCTGATCGACCGGCTGCTCGACGGGCCGGACGAGGAGATCGGCGAACGGATCGTGCGCAACTTCATCGGCGTGTGGGACCCCATCGGCGGCGGGCCGTTCGCCGCGATGGTGCGCAGCGTGACGTCGCACGGCCAGGTCGCCGACGTGCTGCGCGCGTTCTTCGTGCAGACCCTGCTCAAGCGGCTCGTGACGCACCTGGACGCGCCCGACGCCGAGCTGCGGGCGACCCTGCTGGCCAGCCAGATCTTCGGCATGGGCATGGTCCGGTACGTGGTGAAGTTCGAGCCGCTGGCCTCGGCGGACGTGGAAACGGTCGTCAAGGCCATCGCGCCCAACCTCCAGCGCTACCTGACCGGCGACATCGGCTGA
- a CDS encoding TAXI family TRAP transporter solute-binding subunit, translated as MRVSRRSVLRAALVAGGPAWLTACTSTETPALDELVLATGPDGAVFREIGGALAAALADELPATRVVERQTGASVENVRLLGEGQVHLGLSSLDPLVSGSLLSAEDPGGISAVGRLYDSFMQVAVPAGSSLRTLSDLAGKTVSFGPSESGTEFTASRLLSLLGIEVDARRMAHADAADEVRSGALDAFLALTGIPTPAIADTLGTFPLRLLDLPAEAERLAEAYPGPYVPATIPATTYGNLGPCHTFAVPNLLLARTSLDEDVVEVVTRTVFTQSARIAAGHPEASRINVRTGIATGQVPLHKGAERWFRATKR; from the coding sequence GTGCGCGTGTCCCGGCGGTCGGTGCTGCGAGCCGCCCTGGTGGCGGGCGGGCCGGCGTGGCTGACGGCCTGCACGTCGACCGAGACGCCCGCGCTCGACGAGCTGGTCCTCGCGACCGGCCCGGACGGCGCGGTGTTCCGCGAGATCGGCGGCGCGCTGGCCGCGGCGCTGGCCGACGAGCTGCCCGCGACCCGGGTGGTGGAGCGGCAGACCGGCGCGTCGGTGGAGAACGTCAGGCTGCTCGGTGAGGGCCAGGTCCACCTTGGACTGTCCTCACTGGACCCGCTGGTGTCGGGTTCGCTGCTCAGCGCGGAAGATCCCGGCGGGATCAGCGCCGTGGGCCGGCTCTACGACAGCTTCATGCAGGTCGCCGTGCCCGCCGGCTCGTCGCTGCGGACGTTGTCGGACCTGGCCGGGAAGACCGTGTCGTTCGGCCCGTCGGAGTCGGGCACCGAGTTCACCGCGAGCCGGTTGTTGTCGTTGCTGGGGATCGAGGTCGACGCGCGCCGCATGGCCCACGCCGACGCGGCCGACGAGGTGAGGTCCGGCGCGCTGGACGCGTTCCTCGCGCTGACCGGCATCCCGACCCCGGCGATCGCCGACACCCTCGGCACGTTCCCGCTGCGCCTGCTCGACCTGCCCGCCGAGGCGGAACGCCTGGCCGAGGCCTACCCCGGCCCGTACGTGCCGGCCACCATCCCGGCCACCACCTACGGGAACCTGGGGCCGTGCCACACGTTCGCCGTGCCGAACCTGCTGCTGGCGCGGACCTCGTTGGACGAGGACGTGGTCGAGGTGGTGACGCGGACGGTGTTCACCCAGTCCGCCCGCATCGCCGCAGGACACCCGGAAGCCAGCCGGATCAACGTGCGGACCGGCATCGCCACCGGCCAGGTCCCACTGCACAAGGGCGCCGAACGCTGGTTCCGCGCGACAAAGCGCTGA
- the trpA gene encoding tryptophan synthase subunit alpha yields the protein MSRLDPVFSACRAESRAALIGYLPAGYPTLEGSKDVLRTMVSSGCDLVEVGLPFSDPVMDGVTIQRAAEQALRGGFRVRDLFGVVESVAEAGGRAVVMTYWNPVLAYGVDRFARDLAAAGGLGVITPDLVPDEGAEWIAATDAHDLDRIFLVAPSSTEERISLTARSSRGFLYATSVMGVTGARDVVSTAAPALVKRVREHTDLPIGVGLGVRNGAQAAELAAFADGVIVGSAFVSAVQDDTVAALTEELAGGVRQAAAAV from the coding sequence GTGAGCAGGCTTGATCCGGTTTTCTCGGCTTGTCGGGCGGAGTCGCGGGCGGCCCTGATCGGGTACCTGCCCGCCGGGTACCCCACGCTCGAGGGCTCGAAGGACGTGCTGCGGACGATGGTGTCCTCCGGCTGCGACCTGGTGGAGGTCGGCCTGCCGTTCTCCGACCCGGTGATGGACGGCGTGACCATCCAGCGCGCGGCCGAGCAGGCGCTGCGCGGCGGGTTCCGGGTGCGGGACCTGTTCGGCGTGGTCGAATCGGTCGCCGAAGCCGGTGGCCGCGCGGTCGTGATGACGTACTGGAACCCGGTGCTGGCCTACGGGGTGGACCGGTTCGCGCGCGACCTGGCCGCGGCCGGCGGGCTGGGCGTCATCACGCCCGACCTCGTGCCCGACGAGGGCGCCGAGTGGATCGCGGCGACGGACGCGCACGACCTGGACCGGATCTTCCTGGTCGCGCCGTCCTCCACGGAGGAGCGGATCTCGCTGACGGCCCGGTCGTCGCGCGGGTTCCTGTACGCGACGTCCGTGATGGGCGTGACAGGTGCGCGCGACGTCGTGTCCACGGCGGCCCCGGCGCTGGTCAAGCGGGTCCGCGAGCACACCGACCTGCCGATCGGCGTCGGGCTCGGGGTGCGCAACGGCGCCCAGGCCGCGGAGCTGGCGGCGTTCGCGGACGGGGTCATCGTGGGCTCCGCGTTCGTGTCGGCCGTGCAGGACGACACGGTGGCGGCGCTGACCGAGGAGTTGGCCGGCGGGGTGCGCCAAGCCGCCGCAGCCGTGTAG
- a CDS encoding response regulator transcription factor, with protein sequence MRILVVEDDDRVARGLLTALRHAGYEVHRVGTAAAALTAPPADVVLLDLGLPDGDGLDVLRELRHRTGTAIITVTARGEERERVLGLRLGADDYVVKPFGTAELLARIEAVLRRTRAARAAAREHEITLGPLTLDPAGREARIDGRPVPLTRKEFDLLALLVGRAGTVVSRDLIVDQVWQAHWEAPSRTLDTHIAALRGKLGDALRIETIRGVGYRVAAHT encoded by the coding sequence GTGCGCATCCTCGTCGTCGAAGATGACGACCGGGTGGCGCGCGGGCTGCTCACCGCGCTTCGGCACGCGGGCTACGAGGTGCACCGGGTCGGCACGGCCGCCGCGGCGCTCACCGCACCACCGGCGGACGTCGTGCTGCTCGACCTGGGACTGCCCGACGGCGACGGCCTCGACGTGCTGCGCGAACTCCGCCACCGCACCGGCACCGCGATCATCACCGTCACCGCGCGCGGCGAAGAGCGGGAACGGGTCCTCGGCCTGCGCCTGGGCGCGGACGACTACGTGGTGAAACCGTTCGGCACCGCCGAGCTGCTGGCCCGCATCGAAGCCGTGCTCCGCCGCACGCGTGCCGCCCGTGCCGCCGCGCGCGAGCACGAGATCACGCTCGGCCCGCTCACCCTCGACCCGGCCGGCCGCGAAGCGCGGATCGACGGCCGGCCGGTGCCGCTGACCCGCAAGGAGTTCGACCTGCTCGCCCTGCTGGTCGGCCGGGCGGGCACCGTCGTCAGCCGCGACCTGATCGTGGACCAGGTGTGGCAGGCCCACTGGGAAGCACCGTCACGCACCCTGGACACCCACATCGCCGCCCTGCGCGGCAAGCTCGGCGACGCCCTGCGCATCGAGACGATCCGGGGTGTGGGCTACCGGGTGGCAGCCCACACCTGA
- a CDS encoding anthranilate synthase component I — MVSVIGAGAGLGEVSPTREEFRELAAQRRVIPVVRRLLADAETPVGLYRKLAADRPGTFLFESAENGRSWSRWSFVGARSAGALTATGGEAFWLGPHPVGLPEGGDPLVALRETIEVLRTDPLPGLPPLTGGMVGYIGYDAVRRLERLPSLAEDDLEVPELVMLLATDLAALDHHEGTVTLIANAINWDDSPERVDAAYDDAVTRLDVMTQDLQSPAPPTVAVFARPKPEFVRRRSQQEHYAVVEKAKEAIRAGEAFQVVLSQRFEMRTTADPLDIYRVLRTSNPSPYMYLLRLDDFDIVGCSPESLVTVRDGKATTHPIAGTRWRGVDDEEDALLEKDLLADHKERAEHLMLVDLGRNDLGRVCKPGSVTVVDFFKVERYSHVMHIVSTVSGELAEGRTAFDAVAACFPAGTLSGAPKPRAMELIEELEPTRRGLYGGVVGYLDFAGDADTAIAIRTALVRDGVAYVQAGGGIVADSDPVAEDNECLNKAGAVLSAIATAQTMAPAVDPARV; from the coding sequence ATGGTGAGCGTCATCGGTGCAGGCGCGGGTCTGGGCGAGGTCAGCCCGACGCGCGAGGAGTTCCGCGAGCTCGCCGCCCAGCGGCGGGTCATCCCGGTGGTGCGGCGGCTGCTGGCGGACGCGGAGACGCCCGTCGGGCTGTACCGCAAGCTCGCGGCGGACCGGCCGGGCACGTTCCTGTTCGAGTCGGCCGAGAACGGCCGCTCCTGGTCGCGCTGGTCGTTCGTCGGCGCGCGCAGCGCGGGCGCGTTGACCGCGACCGGCGGCGAGGCTTTCTGGCTCGGCCCGCACCCGGTCGGCCTGCCCGAGGGCGGCGACCCGCTGGTGGCGCTGCGCGAGACCATCGAGGTGCTGCGCACCGACCCGCTGCCCGGCCTGCCCCCGCTGACCGGCGGGATGGTCGGCTACATCGGCTACGACGCCGTGCGGCGGCTGGAGCGGCTGCCGTCGCTGGCCGAGGACGACCTGGAGGTGCCGGAGCTGGTGATGCTGCTGGCCACCGACCTGGCCGCGCTGGACCACCACGAGGGCACCGTCACGCTCATCGCGAACGCCATCAACTGGGACGACTCGCCGGAACGCGTGGACGCGGCCTACGACGACGCGGTGACCAGGCTCGACGTGATGACGCAGGACCTGCAGAGCCCCGCGCCGCCCACGGTCGCGGTGTTCGCCCGGCCCAAGCCGGAGTTCGTGCGCCGCCGCTCGCAGCAGGAGCACTACGCGGTCGTGGAGAAGGCCAAGGAGGCCATCCGGGCCGGCGAGGCGTTCCAGGTCGTGCTGTCGCAGCGGTTCGAGATGCGCACCACCGCCGACCCGCTCGACATCTACCGCGTGCTGCGCACGTCCAACCCCAGCCCGTACATGTACCTGCTGCGGCTGGACGACTTCGACATCGTCGGGTGCAGCCCGGAATCGCTGGTGACCGTGCGCGACGGCAAGGCCACCACTCACCCGATCGCGGGCACCCGGTGGAGGGGCGTCGACGACGAGGAAGACGCCCTGCTGGAGAAGGACCTGCTGGCCGACCACAAGGAACGCGCCGAGCACCTCATGCTGGTCGACCTGGGCCGCAACGACCTCGGCCGGGTGTGCAAGCCGGGCTCGGTGACCGTCGTCGACTTCTTCAAGGTCGAGCGGTACAGCCACGTCATGCACATCGTGTCCACGGTCAGCGGCGAGCTGGCCGAGGGCCGCACGGCGTTCGACGCGGTCGCGGCGTGCTTCCCGGCGGGCACCCTGTCCGGCGCGCCCAAGCCGCGCGCGATGGAGCTGATCGAGGAGCTGGAGCCCACCCGGCGCGGCCTCTACGGCGGCGTCGTCGGCTACCTGGACTTCGCGGGCGACGCGGACACCGCCATCGCCATCCGCACCGCCCTGGTGCGCGACGGCGTGGCGTACGTGCAGGCCGGCGGCGGCATCGTGGCCGACTCCGACCCCGTCGCCGAGGACAACGAGTGCCTGAACAAGGCGGGCGCGGTGCTCTCGGCGATCGCGACCGCGCAGACCATGGCCCCGGCGGTGGACCCGGCCCGTGTCTGA
- a CDS encoding sensor histidine kinase, whose product MLRRLLVLIVPLLVALVAALGVPLAFAVVQRESQETYLDRLGDASRFASLAENALASDRLTALREELVRYDQLYGISAALVGTDGTVLESSRRPFPLDDPRVEVGLNAAFGGYRGETDQSVWPWERVDLVVVEPVGRDSEVVAAVVTISPTDGLRSAILRQWGVLALIGLVPMLGVVAVAWPMSRWVLRPVRTLDEATAAVAGGHLDARADELGGPPELRRLAASFNAMVDVVGRALRRQRAFVADASHQLRNPLASLRLAVDNLEPHVTDDAGREAQRIAVDEAEEMGRVLDTLLAATRLDSASSAEPVDVDTLLATHVPGWRALAGGMRLDVTVPPGLRALEPPGGLGSVLDELVGNAIRLSGGTRVHIWARTADDGVELHVTDDGTGLSDAERADATRRFWRAPRHQNIPGTGLGLAICAELIESAGGELTLHPAEPHGLDAVVRLSARTPA is encoded by the coding sequence GTGCTGCGCCGCCTGCTGGTCCTCATCGTGCCGCTGCTGGTCGCCCTGGTCGCGGCCCTCGGCGTGCCGCTCGCGTTCGCCGTCGTGCAACGCGAGAGCCAAGAGACGTACCTCGACCGACTGGGTGACGCGAGCCGGTTCGCGTCGCTGGCCGAGAACGCCCTGGCCTCGGACCGGCTGACCGCGTTGCGCGAGGAACTCGTCCGCTACGACCAGCTCTACGGCATCTCGGCCGCGCTCGTCGGCACCGACGGCACGGTGCTGGAATCGTCACGCCGCCCGTTCCCCCTGGACGACCCGCGCGTCGAGGTGGGCCTGAACGCGGCCTTCGGCGGCTACCGCGGCGAAACCGACCAGTCGGTCTGGCCGTGGGAGCGCGTGGACCTCGTCGTGGTCGAGCCGGTGGGCCGGGACAGCGAGGTCGTGGCCGCCGTCGTGACGATCTCCCCGACCGACGGCCTGCGGTCCGCGATCCTCCGCCAGTGGGGGGTGCTGGCCCTGATCGGCCTCGTGCCCATGCTGGGCGTGGTGGCGGTCGCGTGGCCGATGTCCCGCTGGGTCCTGCGCCCGGTCCGCACACTGGACGAAGCCACCGCCGCCGTCGCCGGTGGACACCTCGACGCTCGCGCGGACGAACTCGGCGGCCCCCCTGAGCTGCGCAGGCTGGCCGCGAGCTTCAACGCGATGGTCGACGTCGTCGGCCGTGCCCTGCGCCGCCAACGGGCGTTCGTGGCCGACGCCTCCCACCAGCTCCGCAACCCGCTGGCCAGCCTCCGCCTCGCCGTGGACAACCTGGAACCCCACGTGACCGACGACGCGGGCCGCGAGGCGCAACGCATCGCGGTCGACGAGGCCGAGGAGATGGGCCGCGTCCTCGACACCCTGCTGGCCGCCACCCGCCTCGACAGCGCCTCCTCCGCCGAACCGGTCGACGTGGACACCCTGCTGGCCACCCACGTCCCCGGCTGGCGGGCGCTGGCCGGCGGGATGCGCCTGGACGTCACCGTCCCACCGGGCCTGCGCGCCCTGGAACCACCCGGCGGCCTCGGCAGCGTGCTGGACGAACTCGTCGGCAACGCGATCCGCCTGTCCGGCGGCACCCGCGTGCACATCTGGGCCCGGACCGCGGACGACGGCGTGGAACTGCACGTGACCGACGACGGCACGGGCCTGTCGGACGCGGAACGAGCCGACGCGACCAGGAGGTTCTGGCGCGCGCCACGCCACCAGAACATCCCGGGCACCGGCCTGGGCCTCGCGATCTGCGCCGAGCTGATCGAGTCGGCCGGCGGCGAACTGACCCTCCACCCCGCCGAACCGCACGGCCTGGACGCCGTCGTGCGCCTCAGCGCCCGAACCCCCGCCTGA
- the trpC gene encoding indole-3-glycerol phosphate synthase TrpC encodes MTVLESIIEGVREDLAAREAALPFDVLREKATKVSPPQDVMSILRGPGVGVIAEVKRRSPSKGQLADIPEPAELAAQYELGGARAISVLTEGRRFGGSLEDFDAVRAAVGVPLLRKDFIVSPYQVHEARLHGADLVLLIVAALEQNALVSLLDRVESLGMTALVEVHTAEEADRALEAGASVIGVNARNLHTLEVDKDVFGRIAPGLPFDTIKIAESGVSGPGDLMAYAGAGADAVLVGESLVTSGDPKVAVNKLVTAGSHPACPRPSR; translated from the coding sequence ATGACCGTGCTCGAGTCGATCATCGAAGGCGTCCGCGAGGACCTCGCCGCGCGCGAGGCGGCACTGCCCTTCGACGTGCTCAGGGAGAAGGCGACGAAGGTGTCGCCACCGCAGGACGTGATGTCGATCCTGCGCGGACCGGGCGTCGGCGTGATCGCCGAGGTCAAGCGGCGCAGCCCGTCCAAGGGGCAGCTGGCCGACATCCCGGAGCCCGCGGAGCTCGCCGCGCAGTACGAGCTGGGCGGCGCGCGGGCGATCAGCGTGCTGACCGAGGGGCGTCGGTTCGGCGGGTCGCTGGAGGACTTCGACGCGGTGCGCGCGGCGGTGGGCGTGCCCCTGTTGCGCAAGGACTTCATCGTCAGCCCGTACCAGGTGCACGAGGCGCGCCTGCACGGCGCCGACCTGGTGCTGCTGATCGTGGCGGCGCTGGAGCAGAACGCGCTGGTGTCCCTGCTCGACCGGGTGGAGTCGCTCGGCATGACGGCCCTGGTCGAGGTGCACACGGCCGAGGAGGCCGACCGGGCGCTGGAGGCGGGCGCGAGCGTCATCGGCGTGAACGCGCGCAACCTGCACACCCTGGAAGTGGACAAGGACGTGTTCGGGCGGATCGCGCCCGGCCTGCCCTTCGACACCATCAAGATCGCCGAGTCCGGCGTGTCCGGGCCGGGCGACCTGATGGCGTACGCGGGCGCGGGCGCCGACGCGGTGCTGGTCGGCGAGAGCCTGGTCACGAGCGGCGACCCCAAGGTCGCGGTGAACAAGCTGGTGACGGCGGGGTCGCACCCCGCGTGTCCCCGGCCGAGCCGGTAA
- the lgt gene encoding prolipoprotein diacylglyceryl transferase, whose translation MTTYLATIPSPDQGVWQLGPIPIRAYALCIILGIILAIWWGERRWVARGGLKGEVTDIAVFAVPFGLVGGRLYHVATDYHKYFGEGRNPLDALAIWNGGLGIWGAIALGGVGAWIACRRKGIPLPAMADALAPGIVVAQAIGRLGNYFNQELYGGPTTLPWGLEIYERVDPDTGFKDDLAGVALDHTPIEIVHPTFLYELLWNLGVALLIVWADRKFRLGHGRVFALYVAGYTAGRFWIELMRTDPATQVFGMRINVITSAVVFLGAVIYFLLAAKKGDREVIVREDPAAAAEPAESGYSSTDEDPPAADRPAADVEGTTVPDTKTTSDKPANTGDKPDQ comes from the coding sequence GTGACGACTTACCTCGCGACGATCCCCAGCCCCGACCAGGGTGTGTGGCAACTGGGACCGATCCCGATCCGCGCCTACGCGCTGTGCATCATCCTCGGCATCATCCTGGCCATCTGGTGGGGTGAGCGCCGCTGGGTCGCCCGGGGCGGGCTGAAGGGCGAGGTCACCGACATCGCCGTGTTCGCGGTGCCGTTCGGGCTCGTCGGCGGTCGGCTCTACCACGTGGCGACGGACTACCACAAGTACTTCGGCGAGGGCCGCAACCCGCTCGACGCCCTGGCCATCTGGAACGGCGGCCTCGGCATCTGGGGCGCCATCGCGCTCGGTGGCGTCGGCGCGTGGATCGCGTGCCGCCGCAAGGGCATCCCGCTGCCCGCGATGGCGGACGCGCTCGCGCCCGGCATCGTCGTCGCGCAGGCCATCGGCCGCCTCGGCAACTACTTCAACCAGGAGCTCTACGGCGGCCCCACCACACTGCCCTGGGGCCTGGAGATCTACGAGCGGGTCGACCCCGACACCGGCTTCAAGGACGACCTCGCCGGCGTGGCGCTCGACCACACGCCGATCGAGATCGTGCACCCGACGTTCCTCTACGAACTGCTGTGGAACCTCGGCGTCGCGCTGCTCATCGTCTGGGCGGACCGGAAGTTCCGGCTCGGCCACGGCCGCGTGTTCGCGCTGTACGTCGCGGGCTACACGGCCGGCCGGTTCTGGATCGAGCTGATGCGCACCGACCCGGCCACCCAGGTGTTCGGGATGCGGATCAACGTCATCACCTCCGCCGTGGTGTTCCTCGGCGCGGTCATCTACTTCCTGCTCGCCGCGAAGAAGGGCGACCGCGAGGTCATCGTCCGCGAAGACCCCGCCGCCGCCGCCGAACCGGCCGAGTCCGGCTACTCGAGCACCGACGAGGACCCGCCGGCGGCGGACAGGCCGGCGGCCGACGTCGAAGGCACGACCGTCCCCGACACGAAGACCACGTCCGACAAGCCCGCGAACACCGGCGACAAGCCGGACCAGTAG
- the trpB gene encoding tryptophan synthase subunit beta has product MSRGQLAPTPHDPDERGHFGPWGGRFMPEALIAAVDELAAFYEKARVDPEFLDEFARLLRDFAGRPSLLTEAPKFAAHAGGARVFLKREDLNHTGSHKINNVLGQALLTKRMGKKRVIAETGAGQHGVATATACALMGLDCVVYMGEVDTERQALNVARMRLLGAKVIPVKTGSRTLKDAINEALRDWVANVDDTHYLLGTAAGPHPFPVLVRDFHRIIGIEAREQILEKAGRLPDVVAACVGGGSNAIGIFHGFIDDPSVRLVGLEPGGDGIETARHGATLTAGTPGSLHGAMSYVLQDADGQIAEAHSISAGLDYPGVGPEHAFLKDSGRAEYRPVTDAQAMEAFALLSREEGIIPAVESAHALAGALVLGRELGPEGLILVNLSGRGDKDMDTAIKWFGLGVES; this is encoded by the coding sequence ATGTCGCGCGGCCAGTTGGCTCCGACACCCCACGACCCGGACGAGCGGGGCCACTTCGGGCCGTGGGGCGGCCGGTTCATGCCGGAAGCGCTCATCGCCGCGGTGGACGAGCTCGCCGCGTTCTACGAGAAGGCGCGGGTCGACCCCGAGTTCCTGGACGAGTTCGCCCGGCTGCTGCGCGACTTCGCCGGACGCCCGTCGCTGCTCACGGAGGCGCCGAAGTTCGCCGCCCACGCGGGCGGCGCACGGGTGTTCCTCAAGCGCGAGGACCTCAACCACACCGGCTCGCACAAGATCAACAACGTGCTCGGGCAGGCGTTGCTGACCAAGCGGATGGGCAAGAAGCGGGTCATCGCCGAGACCGGCGCGGGCCAGCACGGCGTGGCCACCGCCACCGCCTGCGCCCTGATGGGCCTGGACTGCGTCGTCTACATGGGTGAGGTCGACACCGAGCGGCAGGCCCTCAACGTGGCCCGGATGCGGCTGCTCGGCGCGAAGGTCATCCCGGTGAAGACCGGCTCGCGCACGCTGAAGGACGCCATCAACGAGGCGCTGCGCGACTGGGTCGCCAACGTCGACGACACCCACTACCTGCTCGGCACCGCCGCCGGACCGCACCCGTTCCCGGTGCTCGTGCGCGACTTCCACCGGATCATCGGCATCGAGGCGCGCGAGCAGATCCTGGAGAAGGCGGGCCGGCTGCCGGACGTGGTGGCCGCGTGCGTCGGCGGCGGGTCGAACGCCATCGGCATCTTCCACGGCTTCATCGACGACCCGTCCGTGCGGCTGGTCGGCCTGGAGCCCGGCGGCGACGGCATCGAGACCGCCCGGCACGGCGCGACGCTGACCGCGGGCACGCCCGGGTCGCTGCACGGCGCCATGTCGTACGTGCTGCAGGACGCCGACGGGCAGATCGCCGAGGCGCACTCCATCTCGGCCGGTCTGGACTACCCCGGCGTCGGCCCCGAGCACGCGTTCCTGAAGGACAGCGGACGGGCCGAGTACCGGCCGGTGACCGACGCCCAGGCGATGGAGGCGTTCGCGCTGCTGTCGCGCGAGGAGGGCATCATCCCGGCGGTCGAGTCGGCCCACGCCCTGGCCGGCGCGCTGGTGCTGGGCCGCGAGCTGGGCCCCGAGGGGCTGATCCTGGTCAACCTGTCCGGGCGCGGCGACAAGGACATGGACACCGCGATCAAGTGGTTCGGGCTGGGGGTGGAGTCGTGA